A single region of the Marinobacter nanhaiticus D15-8W genome encodes:
- a CDS encoding formate/nitrite transporter family protein: MSQDASTKQVVNSHEKRDAKRREAPSAAVVYEAIRAEAETELTRPMIGLGWSALAAGLSMGFSLIAQALLYSYTPDAEWTPIVSSFGYSIGFLFVILGRQQLFTENTLTPVLEVLRVRSMSVVGKTLNLWLVVLLCNMVGVAIFAFALSYFDVLDPKIDEALKTISTREYGHPFGTVFVRAIFAGWLVALMLWLMPFAESARVGVIILVSYVIGLAHFPHIIAGSVAAIYAVFNSSHSFLEFLFGFFTPTLLGNTIGGVMMVAAVNYAQVAYSSNGDKEKSNAEASSSGNKRSSDGSSL; this comes from the coding sequence ATGTCGCAGGACGCTTCCACCAAGCAAGTGGTTAATTCCCATGAAAAACGAGATGCAAAACGCCGCGAGGCGCCCAGTGCTGCGGTGGTCTATGAGGCAATCCGCGCCGAGGCGGAAACCGAACTGACCCGTCCAATGATTGGGCTGGGCTGGTCGGCCCTGGCCGCCGGGCTGTCGATGGGGTTCTCACTGATCGCCCAGGCCCTTCTCTACAGCTACACGCCGGACGCCGAATGGACACCTATCGTCAGCAGCTTCGGCTACTCCATCGGCTTCCTCTTCGTGATCCTCGGTCGTCAGCAACTGTTTACCGAGAACACCCTGACACCCGTGCTAGAGGTGCTCCGGGTCAGGAGTATGAGCGTTGTCGGCAAGACCCTCAATCTCTGGCTCGTAGTGCTGCTGTGTAACATGGTGGGTGTGGCCATCTTTGCCTTCGCATTATCGTACTTCGATGTGCTCGACCCCAAGATCGACGAAGCCCTGAAAACCATTTCCACCCGGGAGTACGGCCACCCCTTCGGCACGGTTTTCGTAAGGGCTATCTTCGCCGGCTGGCTGGTCGCATTGATGCTCTGGCTGATGCCTTTTGCCGAATCCGCCCGGGTCGGTGTCATCATCCTGGTGAGTTACGTCATCGGCCTTGCCCATTTTCCGCATATCATCGCCGGTTCGGTGGCTGCCATCTACGCCGTGTTCAACAGTTCCCATAGTTTTCTCGAGTTCCTGTTCGGGTTCTTCACGCCAACGTTGCTGGGCAACACGATTGGAGGCGTGATGATGGTCGCGGCCGTGAACTATGCTCAGGTTGCCTATAGTTCCAATGGCGATAAAGAGAAGTCGAACGCGGAAGCCTCAAGCTCGGGGAACAAGCGGTCTTCGGATGGATCCAGCTTGTAA
- a CDS encoding diguanylate cyclase, translated as MPEKPASLSALRGVLPYVFGHMDVAAIVADADRRIIMINDAALEMFGYDEAELKGHETRIIYADPDDFEEQGRKRFNKEAQEAQETYITRYRCKNGNVFEGETLGGPIKSTDDENLAFVGFIRDVTHRVATEQTLSKLHSITSSRDLNFQARVDAILRLGTEHFGLPIGIFSHIHGNLYTVMQAVHPDDALTPGMTFEFANTYCSHVFDVTDVRGFYHVGESDIRAHPCYQSFQLEAYLGSTIFVDGHRYGTLNFSSPEPTRPFRAQDIELVRLFAEWIGHELARKRDLEALENAKQELEILARTDALTGLFNRGYMEDRLSGEIDRSRRYKHPLTVALFDFDHFKKLNDTYGHAAGDEALKLFAATATRMSRKSDVVARWGGEEFLAVFPSTGVRGAVTFLERLSDEIRDADFAPEGESIPLTMSIGVASAHSDDDLDTLVSRADAAMYLAKTRGRDQIRTQSDIGKPKT; from the coding sequence ATGCCTGAAAAACCTGCCTCCCTCTCCGCCCTGAGAGGCGTCCTTCCCTATGTCTTCGGCCATATGGACGTCGCCGCCATTGTCGCCGATGCAGACCGTCGAATTATCATGATCAACGACGCGGCCCTGGAGATGTTCGGTTATGACGAAGCGGAGCTGAAAGGTCATGAGACCAGGATCATTTATGCGGATCCGGACGACTTCGAGGAACAGGGACGCAAACGGTTCAATAAAGAGGCCCAAGAAGCACAGGAAACCTACATTACCCGGTACCGCTGCAAGAACGGTAACGTGTTCGAGGGGGAGACGCTTGGAGGGCCGATCAAGAGTACCGATGACGAGAACCTTGCCTTCGTCGGCTTCATCCGTGACGTCACGCACCGGGTTGCGACTGAACAAACCCTCAGTAAACTCCACTCTATCACGTCGTCCCGGGACCTGAATTTCCAGGCGCGGGTGGACGCCATTCTCCGACTGGGAACCGAACACTTTGGACTGCCTATTGGCATTTTCAGCCACATCCACGGCAATCTTTATACGGTGATGCAAGCGGTCCATCCGGACGATGCGCTTACCCCCGGCATGACGTTCGAATTTGCGAACACATACTGTAGCCACGTGTTCGACGTTACGGATGTACGCGGCTTCTACCATGTGGGTGAGAGCGACATCCGCGCCCATCCGTGTTATCAGAGTTTTCAGTTGGAAGCTTATCTCGGGTCCACTATCTTCGTTGACGGTCACCGCTACGGAACGCTGAACTTTTCAAGCCCTGAGCCTACCCGCCCCTTCAGAGCCCAGGATATCGAACTGGTCCGACTGTTTGCCGAGTGGATTGGTCACGAATTAGCGCGCAAACGTGACCTGGAGGCTCTCGAAAATGCCAAGCAAGAACTTGAGATCTTGGCCAGAACCGATGCACTTACTGGACTGTTCAATCGTGGATATATGGAAGATCGACTTTCCGGGGAAATCGATCGCTCAAGACGCTATAAGCACCCGCTCACAGTTGCCCTGTTCGACTTTGATCATTTTAAAAAATTGAACGACACCTACGGTCATGCCGCTGGCGACGAAGCGCTGAAGCTTTTTGCCGCAACTGCGACGCGCATGTCGCGTAAATCCGATGTGGTGGCGCGCTGGGGTGGCGAGGAATTCCTCGCCGTATTCCCGTCTACAGGCGTGAGGGGCGCTGTGACCTTTCTCGAACGGCTTTCCGACGAGATCAGAGACGCCGACTTCGCGCCAGAGGGAGAATCGATCCCTTTAACCATGAGTATCGGCGTGGCTAGTGCTCACTCCGACGACGACCTGGATACGTTGGTCAGTCGTGCGGATGCGGCGATGTATCTCGCAAAAACGCGGGGGCGCGACCAAATTCGCACCCAGTCGGATATAGGTAAGCCCAAAACCTGA
- a CDS encoding arylsulfatase, with protein sequence MRTFHRTAPAAIAALLIQGFFAEPATAQQGVQPDDLKRQSVLPYAEQKFTGSVGTSYLDSDPAQFPQPIAAPADAPNVLLVLLDDVGFGQFSVSGGGVPSPSMEALAEEGVFYNRFHTTAVCSPTRAALLTGRNHHVAGTGNITEVATGYDGYTGIIPKDTATIAEILRQNGYITSWFGKNHNTPIYETSPMGPFDHWPNGLGFDHFYGFMAGDTNQLRPYLYENQTPIGTPQAEDYYLSVDLADKTIGWLEDIEAIQPDKPWFTYLAPAATHAPHQAPQAMIDQFKGKFDMGWDAYREQTFQRQKELGVVPENAELTARPNSLPAWHTLGEDEKRVYARMMEVFAAYGLHVDQQVGRVLDYVKSLPDADNTMVIYIIGDNGSSAEGGLPGTLNENAIFNGYQMQIEDILPRLDEIGTEKHFNHFPAAWAHAMDTPFQWTKQIASHLGGTRNAMVMKWPARYNQGGEIRSQFTHVIDVAPTILEAAGVTEPRSVNGTAQTPIQGKSFLASLSDKAAPEHRTSQYFELFANRGMYKDGWWAGSMAFEPWDPERKGFDPITAKWELYNLEEDFSQATDLAEQNPEKLAEMKALWWAQASANNALPLDWRGPERFSAELTGKPNLAGDRTRFEYRGPLAGLPEASAPDLKNKSFSVIAKVNVKDNANGMIFTQGGNTGGWALYLQDGKLYAAHNFIDVEHYSVTSEQPVAAGERELMMTFDYEGGEKMGGAGSLTLSVDGSQVAKGRVEKTTPFKYSLSENQDIGSDTGTPVNYDYQTPLTFEGELKEVVVELTGS encoded by the coding sequence ATGAGAACGTTCCACCGAACGGCACCAGCGGCGATCGCTGCTTTGCTCATTCAGGGATTTTTTGCTGAACCCGCCACCGCGCAGCAAGGCGTGCAGCCGGACGACCTTAAACGACAATCTGTGCTGCCCTACGCTGAACAGAAGTTCACCGGCAGCGTCGGGACCAGCTATTTGGACTCCGACCCAGCCCAGTTCCCGCAACCCATCGCTGCGCCCGCGGACGCGCCCAACGTCCTCCTCGTGCTCCTGGACGATGTTGGTTTTGGCCAGTTCTCGGTCTCCGGTGGGGGCGTGCCCTCGCCATCGATGGAGGCGCTCGCGGAGGAAGGCGTATTCTATAACCGGTTTCATACCACAGCCGTCTGCTCACCAACGCGTGCGGCGCTACTGACCGGGCGAAACCATCACGTTGCGGGTACCGGCAACATTACCGAAGTCGCCACGGGCTACGACGGCTATACCGGAATCATTCCAAAGGATACCGCCACCATCGCGGAGATCCTGCGGCAGAACGGCTACATCACTTCCTGGTTCGGCAAGAATCACAACACGCCGATTTACGAGACGAGCCCCATGGGTCCGTTCGATCATTGGCCGAACGGGCTCGGCTTCGACCATTTCTACGGCTTCATGGCGGGCGACACCAACCAGCTTCGCCCCTACCTTTATGAGAACCAGACGCCCATTGGAACGCCCCAGGCGGAGGACTACTACCTCAGTGTCGACCTTGCGGACAAAACCATCGGTTGGCTCGAGGACATAGAAGCTATCCAGCCCGACAAGCCCTGGTTCACCTACCTGGCGCCAGCAGCGACCCACGCTCCACATCAGGCGCCGCAGGCAATGATCGACCAGTTCAAGGGCAAGTTTGACATGGGGTGGGATGCCTACCGCGAACAGACTTTCCAGCGCCAGAAGGAACTCGGCGTTGTGCCGGAGAACGCCGAACTGACCGCGAGACCCAATAGCCTGCCCGCCTGGCATACGCTGGGAGAGGATGAAAAGCGGGTGTACGCACGGATGATGGAAGTCTTTGCGGCCTACGGGCTGCATGTAGACCAGCAAGTCGGACGCGTACTCGACTATGTCAAATCCCTCCCGGACGCCGACAACACGATGGTCATCTACATCATCGGCGATAACGGCTCATCCGCCGAAGGGGGCCTGCCCGGGACATTGAACGAGAATGCCATCTTCAATGGTTACCAGATGCAGATTGAAGATATCCTGCCTCGCCTGGATGAAATCGGTACTGAAAAGCACTTCAACCATTTCCCCGCCGCCTGGGCCCATGCGATGGACACGCCATTCCAGTGGACCAAGCAGATCGCCAGTCATCTCGGGGGCACCCGCAATGCGATGGTTATGAAGTGGCCGGCACGCTATAACCAGGGTGGCGAGATTCGCAGCCAGTTCACCCACGTTATCGACGTGGCACCGACCATACTTGAAGCCGCTGGCGTGACCGAGCCGCGCAGCGTCAACGGCACGGCGCAAACGCCAATCCAGGGCAAGAGCTTCCTCGCGTCGCTGTCGGACAAGGCTGCCCCCGAGCACCGGACCAGTCAGTACTTCGAGCTGTTCGCCAATCGCGGCATGTACAAGGATGGCTGGTGGGCCGGTTCGATGGCGTTCGAACCCTGGGACCCTGAGCGTAAGGGTTTCGATCCGATCACTGCCAAGTGGGAGCTTTACAATCTTGAGGAAGACTTCTCCCAGGCCACCGATCTGGCCGAGCAGAACCCCGAGAAACTGGCAGAAATGAAAGCGCTCTGGTGGGCACAGGCTTCTGCCAACAACGCCCTGCCTCTCGATTGGCGGGGGCCGGAACGGTTCAGTGCAGAATTGACCGGTAAACCTAACCTGGCTGGGGACCGGACACGATTCGAATACCGGGGCCCGCTCGCAGGTCTCCCTGAAGCCTCCGCCCCTGACCTGAAGAACAAGTCCTTCAGTGTGATCGCCAAGGTCAACGTTAAAGACAACGCCAACGGCATGATCTTCACCCAGGGCGGCAATACGGGTGGCTGGGCTTTGTACCTGCAGGACGGCAAGCTCTACGCAGCCCACAACTTTATTGATGTCGAGCACTATTCGGTTACCAGCGAGCAGCCGGTGGCCGCCGGCGAGCGCGAACTGATGATGACGTTCGACTATGAAGGCGGCGAAAAGATGGGAGGGGCCGGATCGCTCACCCTGTCGGTCGATGGCTCCCAGGTGGCCAAAGGCAGGGTCGAAAAGACCACACCGTTCAAATACTCATTGTCCGAGAATCAGGACATTGGCTCCGACACGGGCACACCGGTCAACTACGACTACCAGACGCCCCTCACGTTCGAAGGCGAACTGAAGGAAGTGGTCGTGGAGCTGACGGGTAGTTAG
- a CDS encoding diguanylate cyclase domain-containing protein, translating to MSVCQFIPPLPLENLNGIFPHIFKHMDAAVIVADAGRRIIMINDEARKVFGYEETELVGRETKMLYADPADFEEQGRRRFNKDAVDSGEKYVTRYSRKNGELFDGETIGGPIKNDKDENIFFVGFIRDVSDRIATETSLNRLHAITSSRELSLRERVDAILKLGTEHFGLPIGIVSHIDGPIYEIEYAVHPDGALEQGMVFDFRDTYCSHVYRQTEVAGFHHVAKSEIRTHPCYKDFKLEAYLGATIFVNGDRFGTLNFSSIQARRPFTRQEIEMVRLLAEWIGHELSLARELRSLIQAREDLNRTSARDELTGLYNRRYAMEKVGTELERLNQFHLPLVTAILSFNDLKTLNRTFGYAEGDNALRAFAQKITLLSRATDVVARWSGSEFIAVLPNTDERGAKIFLERLTEGVRKANFSQVFTGKELQMAVGLAVAHPGESADDVIRRAEVDLQRVTAS from the coding sequence GTGTCTGTTTGCCAATTTATCCCTCCTCTCCCCCTGGAAAACCTCAACGGCATTTTTCCCCACATTTTCAAACATATGGATGCTGCAGTCATCGTTGCCGATGCAGGCCGACGAATCATCATGATTAATGATGAAGCGCGAAAAGTATTTGGGTACGAAGAAACGGAACTCGTCGGGCGGGAAACGAAAATGCTTTACGCAGACCCTGCTGACTTCGAGGAACAGGGTCGCAGGCGGTTCAATAAGGACGCAGTTGATTCCGGTGAAAAGTACGTCACGCGGTATTCTAGAAAGAACGGAGAGTTGTTCGATGGCGAAACCATCGGCGGCCCCATCAAGAATGACAAGGACGAGAACATTTTCTTCGTCGGCTTTATCAGGGACGTCTCAGATAGGATTGCCACCGAAACATCGCTAAATCGCCTGCACGCGATCACATCATCCCGGGAGCTTAGTCTCAGAGAGCGAGTGGACGCCATACTCAAGCTTGGTACCGAACATTTCGGGTTGCCCATAGGCATCGTCAGTCACATTGATGGCCCAATCTACGAAATTGAATACGCCGTTCACCCAGACGGGGCCCTGGAACAAGGCATGGTATTCGATTTCAGGGATACTTACTGCAGTCACGTATACCGTCAGACCGAAGTTGCCGGATTTCACCATGTCGCTAAGAGCGAAATACGCACCCATCCCTGCTACAAGGATTTCAAACTGGAAGCCTACCTGGGTGCGACGATTTTTGTTAACGGCGACCGGTTCGGCACGCTCAATTTTTCCAGCATTCAAGCCAGGCGTCCCTTCACCCGACAGGAAATTGAAATGGTCCGCTTGCTGGCTGAGTGGATAGGGCACGAACTATCGCTAGCCAGGGAGCTCAGGTCGCTTATCCAGGCTCGTGAGGATTTGAACCGCACAAGTGCAAGGGATGAGCTCACCGGTCTTTACAATCGCCGGTATGCCATGGAGAAGGTTGGCACCGAGCTGGAGCGATTGAACCAGTTTCACTTGCCTCTAGTCACCGCTATTCTGAGCTTCAACGATCTAAAAACGCTGAACCGAACCTTCGGTTATGCCGAGGGTGACAACGCACTTCGCGCTTTCGCGCAGAAAATCACTCTTCTATCCCGCGCTACGGACGTCGTTGCTCGCTGGAGCGGCAGCGAGTTCATAGCAGTGCTACCCAATACCGATGAAAGAGGCGCCAAAATCTTTCTGGAACGACTTACGGAAGGTGTTCGCAAAGCGAATTTCAGCCAAGTCTTTACCGGGAAGGAACTCCAAATGGCTGTAGGTTTAGCTGTCGCGCATCCCGGCGAAAGTGCCGATGACGTCATCCGACGCGCCGAAGTTGATCTGCAGCGAGTCACCGCCTCTTAG
- a CDS encoding spermidine synthase: MMLRLGGQVTHETEDALGKIRVLDYRKHRVLTFDSVFEQSKIALGKSWLPVHEYNRAMLLPLVYAEPSHATVLGLGGGVMVNALHYLLPLCRIHAVELRAEVVNVAREFFGLPDHPTIDITVSDARPALQEIAEGSTDLILADLYGPDHMSPAQAHRRFIDYCHHALSDTGWLAMNFHVAPDRGGPLMGHLNRLFADVLLYRTRTNNYVLYASKQPVDLLLPTHPALKSLETRLPIGWRGIMERVYR, encoded by the coding sequence ATGATGCTGCGCCTCGGCGGCCAGGTCACCCATGAAACCGAAGATGCCCTGGGCAAGATCCGGGTGCTCGATTACCGCAAGCACCGGGTACTGACGTTCGACTCGGTATTCGAGCAAAGCAAGATCGCCCTGGGTAAATCCTGGCTGCCCGTGCACGAGTACAATCGGGCCATGCTGCTGCCGCTGGTGTATGCGGAGCCGTCCCATGCAACGGTGCTGGGCCTGGGCGGCGGGGTGATGGTCAATGCCCTGCACTACCTGCTGCCGCTATGCCGAATCCATGCCGTGGAACTGCGCGCAGAGGTGGTCAACGTCGCCCGTGAGTTCTTCGGCCTGCCCGATCATCCGACGATCGATATCACCGTTTCCGACGCCCGCCCTGCGCTGCAGGAGATTGCCGAAGGCAGTACCGACCTGATCCTGGCGGACCTGTACGGCCCGGATCACATGAGCCCCGCACAGGCCCACCGCCGGTTTATCGACTACTGCCACCACGCCCTGAGCGACACCGGGTGGCTGGCCATGAACTTCCATGTCGCGCCTGACCGGGGCGGGCCGCTGATGGGCCACTTGAACCGTCTGTTCGCCGACGTGCTGCTCTACCGCACCCGCACCAATAACTACGTGCTCTATGCCAGCAAGCAGCCTGTGGATCTGCTGTTACCGACCCATCCTGCCCTGAAGAGTCTGGAAACGCGTCTACCCATTGGCTGGCGCGGCATTATGGAACGGGTTTACCGCTAA
- a CDS encoding phospholipase D family protein: MTGATSVHSCWSMILPTLMLVGLLAGCASLPSLEERESSEALSIQQAQETRLGQSLAARLAAHPGLAGIYPLPDAREAFATRVLLADMADETLDVQYYIWRADTTGLILLASLMEAADRGVRVRLLLDDMNTSGMDPILRAADAHPNLDVRLFNPFVYRSARWYGFLTDFSRLNRRMHNKSFTADNMISVIGGRNVGDEYFGATEDVAFSDLDVMVAGDVVREVSVDFDRYWASESAYPAASILGEADETDLDEWSQAIEAVWKTERARTYVKAILASDFVHQTQTRTLPVEWAKTRMFSDAPGKGLGQVAEDGLLSTQLSESIGEIHDQFNLVSPYFIPTDTGVAALNRMESLGVEVRVLTNSLSATDVALVHSGYARYRKALLEGGVELYEMKALPGHGAMAESISNFGASATSLHAKTFEVDGTWLFVGSFNFDPRSTHLNTELGFLIQSPSLAAKLETLFDETVPRVAYRVQLDEDGDLYWIDGEGEDAERWDVEPETGWFKRFNVGFFSLLPIEGML; encoded by the coding sequence ATGACTGGAGCCACGAGCGTTCATTCCTGTTGGTCGATGATCCTCCCTACCCTGATGCTGGTCGGCCTTCTGGCCGGCTGCGCTTCGTTGCCATCACTGGAGGAGCGCGAGTCGTCCGAGGCGTTATCCATTCAGCAGGCACAGGAGACGCGACTCGGTCAGAGTCTGGCCGCTAGGTTGGCGGCGCATCCGGGCCTGGCGGGCATCTATCCGCTCCCCGATGCCCGCGAGGCCTTTGCCACGCGGGTCCTGCTGGCCGATATGGCGGACGAAACCCTTGATGTGCAGTACTACATCTGGCGAGCAGACACGACCGGGCTGATCCTGCTCGCCTCGCTCATGGAGGCGGCGGATCGCGGGGTTCGGGTTCGCCTGTTACTGGATGACATGAACACCTCGGGCATGGACCCGATCCTGCGGGCGGCCGATGCCCATCCAAACCTGGATGTCCGGCTGTTCAATCCCTTCGTATACCGATCCGCGCGCTGGTATGGGTTTCTGACCGACTTTTCCCGCCTGAATCGCCGCATGCACAACAAGTCGTTTACGGCGGACAACATGATCTCCGTTATTGGTGGCCGCAACGTGGGCGATGAATACTTCGGTGCGACGGAGGACGTGGCTTTCAGCGACCTTGATGTCATGGTGGCGGGCGATGTCGTGCGGGAAGTGTCCGTTGATTTCGACCGTTACTGGGCCAGCGAGTCGGCCTACCCGGCGGCGTCGATACTGGGTGAGGCGGACGAGACAGACCTCGACGAATGGAGCCAAGCCATTGAGGCCGTATGGAAGACGGAACGTGCCCGAACCTACGTCAAAGCGATCCTGGCCTCGGACTTCGTCCACCAGACCCAAACCCGCACCTTACCGGTAGAATGGGCCAAGACGCGTATGTTCAGCGACGCTCCGGGTAAAGGTCTGGGCCAAGTGGCGGAGGACGGGTTGCTATCAACGCAGCTTTCCGAGTCGATCGGCGAGATCCACGACCAGTTCAACCTGGTTTCGCCCTACTTTATTCCCACCGACACCGGTGTCGCCGCCCTGAATCGTATGGAGAGTCTCGGCGTCGAGGTGCGTGTGCTCACCAATTCCCTCAGCGCTACCGATGTCGCCCTGGTTCACTCCGGCTACGCCCGTTATCGCAAGGCGCTACTCGAAGGCGGCGTCGAACTCTATGAGATGAAGGCCCTGCCCGGACACGGCGCGATGGCCGAATCCATCAGCAACTTCGGCGCCTCCGCCACCAGCCTGCACGCCAAGACATTCGAGGTTGACGGCACCTGGCTCTTCGTCGGCTCGTTCAATTTCGACCCACGCTCGACCCACCTGAACACGGAGCTGGGCTTCCTGATCCAGAGCCCGTCCCTCGCCGCCAAACTCGAAACACTGTTCGACGAAACCGTCCCCCGGGTTGCCTACCGCGTCCAGCTCGACGAGGACGGCGATCTGTACTGGATCGACGGTGAGGGAGAGGATGCCGAGCGTTGGGATGTGGAACCTGAGACCGGCTGGTTCAAGCGGTTCAACGTGGGCTTTTTCTCCCTGCTTCCAATCGAGGGCATGCTCTGA
- a CDS encoding tetratricopeptide repeat protein, whose product MDEAPPLLIRFPHLFTILGLCLAQIAIAAQPDADDFVGADTCQGCHAAEHAQWQDSHHDLSMQPAAPDTVLGDFDGATFDYFGTESRFFRRNDQFFVRTDGPDGKLQDFPIAYTFGVYPLQQYLIEMPGGRLQALGIVWDSRSTADGGQRWYHLYPEEPVRAGDPLHWTGLDQNWNFMCADCHSTNLAKNYDLETASYDTSWSEINVACEACHGPGKDHIEAMGSDKGNLANAGFSVSLSRAEPKAWVIDPKTGNPHPWKHGPEAQPELDVCAQCHSRRSTQFHGARPEDGLFNHFMPSLLEPGLYHVDGQIDGEVFVYGSFVQSRMYHAGVTCSDCHNPHSLELKAKGNAVCGQCHQASKYDVEAHHGHSPDSAGARCVNCHMPEKTYMGIDNRRDHSFRIPRPDLTADLDVPNACTQCHSDRTAQWAAEALEKRHGTPPDGHFARAIHAGRYGGSHAERLLSELILDTTQPAMARATAVSLLPRYLSGQSAPVLQQASRSDDPLVALGAAEALNGIPEQYRPMFGLPGLYDPHRVIRSLVASNLPPTAVSGNPPELRQRYDAAIADYIRSQQYNADRPESLVNLGNTYRQMGENDKAESYYREALDLAPHYAPAYVNLADFMRANGDDEAGKAVLEAGLELVEDPTTLQHSLGLLLVRQKRLDPALGYLQRSAESSTATARYVYVYAVALHSTGNTRQAIDVLEQALSRFSGDPQILSGLVSFHRELGQEKQAAHYQRLLQ is encoded by the coding sequence ATGGACGAGGCGCCACCGTTGCTGATCCGATTTCCTCACTTGTTCACCATCCTCGGCCTGTGCCTGGCTCAAATCGCAATTGCGGCACAACCGGACGCGGACGACTTCGTCGGGGCCGATACCTGTCAAGGCTGCCATGCCGCCGAGCACGCGCAATGGCAGGATTCCCACCATGACCTCTCCATGCAGCCGGCAGCTCCCGATACTGTCTTGGGGGATTTCGACGGCGCCACCTTCGACTACTTTGGTACCGAATCCCGATTCTTCCGCCGGAACGACCAGTTCTTCGTCCGCACCGATGGTCCTGACGGCAAGCTGCAGGATTTCCCTATCGCCTACACCTTCGGCGTCTATCCCCTGCAGCAGTACCTGATCGAGATGCCCGGCGGCCGGCTGCAGGCTTTGGGTATCGTGTGGGATTCCCGTTCCACAGCGGACGGCGGGCAGCGCTGGTATCACCTCTATCCCGAGGAACCCGTGCGGGCTGGAGACCCCCTGCATTGGACCGGTCTGGACCAGAACTGGAACTTCATGTGCGCGGACTGCCACTCCACCAACCTGGCGAAGAACTACGATCTCGAGACGGCCAGCTATGACACCTCCTGGAGCGAAATCAATGTCGCCTGCGAAGCCTGCCACGGGCCGGGAAAGGACCACATCGAAGCTATGGGCAGTGATAAGGGGAACCTGGCGAACGCCGGTTTCAGCGTGTCCCTGTCCCGTGCGGAGCCGAAGGCCTGGGTGATCGACCCGAAGACAGGCAATCCCCACCCATGGAAACACGGCCCGGAGGCACAGCCGGAACTGGACGTCTGCGCCCAGTGTCATTCCCGCCGCTCTACCCAGTTCCACGGTGCGCGCCCCGAGGACGGGCTGTTCAATCACTTCATGCCGTCCCTGCTGGAACCGGGCCTCTATCACGTGGATGGCCAGATCGATGGCGAAGTCTTCGTCTATGGGTCGTTTGTCCAAAGCAGGATGTACCACGCGGGCGTCACCTGCTCGGATTGCCATAACCCCCATAGCCTGGAACTGAAAGCGAAGGGCAACGCAGTGTGCGGCCAGTGCCACCAGGCCTCGAAATACGATGTAGAGGCCCATCACGGCCATTCGCCAGACAGCGCGGGCGCGCGATGCGTCAACTGCCATATGCCCGAGAAAACCTATATGGGCATCGATAACCGGCGGGACCACAGTTTCCGTATTCCGCGACCGGATCTCACGGCGGACCTGGATGTGCCCAACGCGTGCACCCAGTGCCACAGCGACAGGACAGCCCAGTGGGCGGCCGAAGCGCTGGAGAAACGCCATGGCACGCCGCCCGACGGGCATTTCGCCAGGGCCATCCATGCCGGTCGCTATGGCGGTAGCCATGCCGAACGGCTGCTTTCCGAACTGATCCTCGATACCACGCAGCCGGCGATGGCGCGGGCCACCGCCGTCTCACTGCTGCCACGCTACCTTTCGGGGCAATCGGCGCCGGTTCTTCAGCAGGCCAGTCGTTCGGACGATCCGCTGGTCGCACTGGGCGCCGCCGAAGCGCTCAACGGTATTCCCGAGCAGTACCGGCCTATGTTTGGCCTACCGGGGCTCTACGACCCGCATCGGGTGATACGCAGCCTGGTCGCCAGCAACCTGCCGCCGACGGCCGTGTCGGGAAACCCTCCTGAACTGCGCCAGCGATACGATGCCGCAATAGCGGACTATATCCGGTCTCAACAATACAATGCGGACCGCCCTGAATCCCTGGTCAACCTGGGCAACACCTACCGGCAGATGGGCGAAAACGACAAGGCTGAATCCTACTACCGCGAGGCCCTCGACCTGGCGCCCCATTATGCGCCGGCATACGTGAACCTGGCTGACTTCATGCGGGCCAACGGCGACGACGAGGCCGGTAAAGCGGTACTGGAGGCAGGGCTGGAACTAGTGGAGGATCCCACCACGCTGCAGCATTCCCTGGGGCTGCTACTGGTCCGCCAGAAACGGCTGGACCCGGCACTGGGTTACCTGCAGCGGTCGGCCGAATCTTCCACCGCAACCGCTCGCTACGTCTATGTCTACGCGGTGGCACTTCATTCCACCGGCAACACGCGGCAGGCCATAGACGTGCTCGAACAGGCGCTTTCCCGGTTTTCGGGCGATCCCCAGATACTCTCGGGGCTGGTCAGCTTCCACCGGGAACTGGGGCAAGAGAAGCAGGCTGCGCATTATCAACGCCTGCTTCAGTAG